The Mauremys reevesii isolate NIE-2019 linkage group 1, ASM1616193v1, whole genome shotgun sequence genome segment ccctggtcataAGCCCCGGGTTGCGCTGTCCTCCCGGGCTGCGGCCAAGCCTGGCGCGTCTCTGACCATTGCAGTGGCGAGGAGTGGGGCTGCCTGTGCCCCATGCCTCACCCCCGTGGGATGGTGTGAGGGGACTCAGACTCAGTTGGGTCGTCTCCCCTCCCTAGCATTTGTCAGGGAGCAGGGTCGAAGCTAACTCGAGAACTGTAAATAAACAAGGCTGGTTATGCTCTAACAGGGCCCACCTGGCAATGGGGAGTTGCTAGAGTTGTAACTAGTTGGCTCTTGAGGTCCCAGAATGCAGAAGGGCTCCCAAGCTTTTTTTGCTTTGGGTTCAGGCCAGCTCTGTGGTTAGTTGGATGTAAAGAAATACATGTGTTGCAAATGCGTTCTCATTTCTTCATTTGTAGTATGGTTCATCAGGTATGTCTAACTGTCTGTGATAAAGTGTTTAAGAGAAAACACTGAAGGGTAAGCCAAGCAACTCTCAAATTTTGGCCACTGAGCAGGAATGATTCAACTAAAAGCTTGTATGGAAACCATGTGTGCTGTTATCCAAGTTCCAGAATGGGTTTAATCCTTTTGGATGGAAAAGAAGGCTCCAGTTTATGCTTCTAACTGATAAATGgctatacaaagtggaacaactatttattttttctttgagtgACTTGAGTGAATGTTCATAATAGTCATGTATGTGTTGAGTGTAGCATATATTTCTAGGCTTGAGAGAGAGCTCTTCCCTGGACAGTTATAAAAAGCAAGTAAATGAAGAAAGAGAGATAAGACAGTATTTTCTTTAAACATACTTTAAAGCATTGTACCTCTATAACTGAGCCAGTTTTGTTCCAGTTGTAGTTGTTAAAAATAATCTTGGATGCCCATGAAATATGCAACGCTTCTTTGAGACCATCTTTATGAATTCCCTTTGATCTCATACATAGGACTGAAAGCAAGAGATTGTGATAAGTGAAAACTGTTCAAaaatggatttgtaaaagcagtaAGGGGACCTTAATCATCTGGTGTATTCATCcaagtatttttaaatgattatcaTTAGCAAGGCTGCACCGACACTACCATGTTTTGCAACTGTTTTCCTacaatggtgcagctgcacccGTGTTAGCAGCCTAAATGCTAATGTAGGGATCAGCTGTTTTCACCTTCATGATGTTATGAAGCTTTTCTCAGTTTTCTTGATGCAACTTAAAACAGTGGAGCCCTGTCTATAGCAATGATTCTCAGCCAGGGGACCAGGGCCGCCAAGCCGGGCCAGTATTAGATTTGCTGGGACCCAGGATAGAAAGTTGAAGCCCtgccacatggggctgaagcccagggtcctgagccccaccacctggggctgaagcttgagcaatgtagcttcgcaGGAGCTCCTATGGCAtgaggccccaggcaactgccctataacaccagccctggcttttatatgcagaaaatcagttATTGTGGCataggtgggccatggagtttttatagcgtgttgtGAGGAGGACAGGggctgagggggaaaaaagaggggaaaaaaaaaaggattgagaACCCTGGTCTATAGTAGCAGTTAAGATGCTAGTTTTGGTTCATGTTGTGAAAAATGCATTAGCAGAGTAAAAgcttattattgttattattaagtTACCTTCTTAGATAGTTTGTCTAACTCACTCTTTCTAATGGCTTCAGGACAAGGATTTGCATTTTGGAGAAAGCAAAAGATCCAACGGGAATACAAGAAATTactaaaaaaggaaggaaaagcaCATCCTCAATGGAAAGTTCAATATACAGATTCTTACCCAGATAACTTGAAGCATCTCTATTTAGCTGAAAAGGAAATGCTTCAAAAACAATCAAAATCTAAAAGAACTGAAGTTTTGTTAGAACAAAAATGCAGCATAACAGTAACGTaagtatcattttaaaaatcattttttccccttcattcttAAGGCACCTGATGCCACAGCTTAGGTCCTATGGTTGGTTTGTTATCTTTAAGTAAAGGAATAGATATTATAAAATCCTAATGAATAGACATGTTTTCTTAACATTAAATCTTATTCTGAATTGTTAGAAACCTGAAGACAACAGCCTTGTGCTGATTTTATCAGAACCAGAAAGCAAAACTGACAATTATTAGAGCTTGAGTCCTGTGTTCCCTGTAAACTATGCACTTGGCGGCTGCACAGGAGAGATTTAAGTGCCGCACAGCCGGCAGCATGTGatcaggtgcccctccccccactttgctccgtcctgcagctgctcccaggaccctcctgctggctgtgcagagcgcggcgtgggagggaggaggttttTGATGTCAGGGTGCCCCCAGGCCCCCGCCCCTGTTACCCACCTCCGCAGAGCAGGGCACAGGGGACAGCCTGGCTCAGGCGGACTCGGAGCTGCTCTGATCTGAATGATCTACATTaaagggaaaagtcgatctaagctacgcagTTTGTTACGTGATTAACTCAAACTGACGTAGCTcagatctacttactgcagggTCTGCACTATGTGATGTCGACGTGAGACACTCTCCTGTCAACGCCCCTTGCTCTTCTCAATCCAGTGGAGTAcaagagttgatgggagagcgataTGTGGTCAATTTAGCGCTAAATCAACCGCTGATGCATCGATGACTGTGCATGAatcccctggtaagtgtagacaagccctcagattctgagtgcctttcttaaagagacagtacattgtctctgagatttccccagcagccaggtcacactgtctgtctccctccctcccactgcccatgtaccccatctcagcagagcagggcaggggagacAACAGGGCtcaacacagagcaggagagctttcagtaagtgtcttaaagagacagcatacagctttccccagcagccaacacacacacacagtctctttcATGCTCACCttccaacacatacttgtattattgttacttcttggtacttccttcAGTGCACATATATTCGCTGTAAATTTTATTCTTTCGAAGTGTTATTTTAGAGTTTTGACTGGTCTATTcatttcagaatttttatttttcttacacttaaatttaattctttgactggtgagttctaaaatgcctaacctgtcctggctggactaattatccctatggtaactttctaaaaatatatattatatctacattttttttctactggtggcgcacaTAGGCACATACCtcagtgcacataacaaaatttattctccacatggatggaaaaaattagtggAAACATTGCTTGAGTCCTCTGAAATAATGAGAATTTTTCCATGGGACTTCAGTGGAAGAATGAAATAATGATGCTGGGCCAAATAATTTACTAATTTCATCCCCAAATCCTACTAACTGAGATGCCTGTACAGATCCTGTAGCAGTAAaggaatttaaattaaattaaaactacACTGGTTGGAAGAGAATGGTAATTAAATTTCAGTTTATATTTTATGTTGAGCGTGAATGCAAAAGGCATTTTTCTGTCCTAATTTCACTACTTTCATGTTAACAGGAAAATGATAGTCTTTATGGAATAAATAGCTTTGAACTTTTATTTGGAAAAATGAACAACTGGTTTTTAATACTGTGTTTAatgttaaaattattatttaaaaatcctTATTTTCTTCCCTTTAAAGGTAAGATGATTGGTTGCTAAGTCTAATCTTTGTTGTGCTACAGGTAATTTACTAGGTGGTGATGTTCTCAGCCAGTGCCATAGTATGATGGTGGGGATAATGTGCTTCTGGAGATTGTCAGGGTCTTTGTTTTTTGGACTGCAAAGCAAATCTGTTATAGATTTTGTGCTGCTTGTCAAAGTGGCCTTGATCTCATTctagttgaagtcaatgaaaagattccACTGACTTCTGTCTGAGCTGAATTGTGCTTCAGAGTATTCTTGGTCAAATTAGTGGTGTCCTGGCTAAACTCCAATTTGGGTGACTCCTTTTTAAACAGCTTTTTGCTTGCATCTTAAATTAAATAAAGTATTCCTTGTTTCTTTTCTAAAGACTTGGAAGGTGTTTAAAATACACACATTATGTATGTTTTATCCTCCAAATGTGTCTGCACTTCCATGATGAGTATAATagcttttatataaaaaataaaaaaaaacggGACTATCAGTAGAGTTGTTTGAGGCAAAATGTGTTATAAATGGGGCCCTTTTCCATATTATCTCATTGTGCTTCCTCACTCTATATACATTTTCATAATAAACTTACTCAACATGCCTGAACCTACTATACCCGAGTCCTGTCACCTTACTTTAAAATAAACTTAATTTTGACCCAGCACCTTTTAACTACAGCTCAATATTCGGATTAACTGTTCTTCTCACAATGGAGAAGTTCATCATCTTTCATCTTGTCAAACAATTGTTCATGATCCAATTCTAGAACTGTGAAAATAGAAAATACTTTACACACATTTACACAGCTTAATTCAAATGTTTACATTTTCTTAAGCCTTTTTGTGTCTGCAGCCATTCAGGTGATCCAATTTATTTGTGTAAATGTTCACAGAAAGTGAATTTCAGTATTTTGTGCTGAAAGTGTTTCCAATCCCAGCTAAGCAGTAGACCTTAAATTTAGAACATTTGTAGGCAACCCATAATaacaatttggaaaaaaaatgtattatctTTCAATTATTTACTTAGGCTAAACCTGTATATTAGGTTTCTACCCACTACATACATATAATCAAATGCACCCATTGGATAAGTCAGTCTTTAGACCATGATTCTTACATACTATATAATTTTGGCCATTGTAACGTTTGACTCTTCACGTGCCTTTTTCATTGTTAACAGATGCAACTTGGACACCATATTCCTGTATGCAGTCTCCAGAGGCTATTTTATCCCACTTGTCTACATCTCTTCACTTGAGCATATCattttaaggcagtggttctcaaacttttgtattggttaCTCTTTTCACAGAGTGCTattccccttataaattaaaacatattttttatatttaacactattataagtGCTGGAGGCGAAGCGGGGAttggggatggaggctgacaactcACAAACCCCACATagtaaccttgcaaccccctaaGGAGTCAGaaccccaagtttgagaacccctgtcttaaGATGTTCACATATTCAAGGTGCCCCAATTAGTGGATAAAGAAAGGAAACTTTCAAATCAGAACAAACTTTCTCATTTTTAACATCCAATTAAACCTTAATCTGATAACATCCATTCTTTCTTTAAATCCTTTAGTGACCCCACTCACATCTCTCCTGCATTTGTCTCAGATATACTAATACTTTGtgaatataaatccatggtatgcccacatcttgaatactgcgtgcagatgtggtcgtcccatctcaaaaagaatatacattggaattggaaaagcttcagaaaagggcaataaaaattattaggctgccatatgaggaaagattaataagactgggacttttcaacttggaaaggagatgactaaggggggaggggtatgatagaagtctatacaatcatgattggtgtggagaaagtcaataaggaagtgttatttattccttctcgtaacacaagaactagaggtcaccaaattcaattaataggcagcaggtttaaaacaaacaaaaaacaatgttttttcacacaacgcacggtcaacctgtggaactccttgccagaagatattgtgaaggccaagactacaacagagttaaaagaactagataagttcatggaggataggtcatcaatggctattagccagaatgggcagggatggtgtccccagcctctgtttgcaagaagctgggaatgggtaatGGGGTGGATTACTtgatgttctgttcattccctctggggcacctggcattggccactgtctgaagtctcctgggctagatggacttttggtctgacccagtatagctgttcttatatGACAATCTCAGCTTTAATGAATTGGGCTTCTCACAATAATATACACCTTCTCACTTGGCGAGAGATGTATATTCAGCTGTATCTTGAGTTTATCCATCTCTTTTTTCCTCAACTGTTTCGGGGTTGGATTGAGATATGATATGTTGTTATAGTATGGTGGTATTATACTAGATGATGATACTCTGTGATGGATTATATCACTGATGTCTCTCCAACTATCCCCTTGATATGTATCATCATTCACAGGTAGGATGCTGAGACTTAAAAATTTGTTCTTAGTAGTTCATATATTGAAGAGAGAATTTCACTGAGATGTTCTAGTGATAATGTTCACTTCTGAGGATTTTGCTGTCATTGGAACTTTGGCCAGAGCACATTACAAACCTTGTTGCATCTCATTTGTTTTAAGTATATAAATCCATCACTTTATCTTTAAAAATACTTAATGCATTAGAGTGCAACAGTTAAATTATTATACTAATGAATATGGTTGTACAAATAGATAGTTTTCAGTCACTTTGTATTAATGTGTTACAGTTGCTTGAAATTCAGTCTCCAGAAATGCTTGCTCTTATTGATTGCATGAATGCTGTTGTATTACATGTGCTATGTGCATTTGATGCATGACAGTTagtattagggctgtcaatcgcaGCTAATGCAAgcaattaatgcaaaacaaattaactagattaaaagaaatagttgtgattaatcacactgttaaacaataataaaataccaatttcaatttattataaatatttttggatatttttctacgttttcaaatatgttacctgaaagtgagaagaggcattcccgtgacattataaataagaagcaggcagcattatttcccgtaaatgtaaacaaacttgttttgtcttagcgattggctgaacaagaagtaggactgagtggacttgtaggctctaaagttttacgttatTCTgcttttgagtgcacttatgttaaaaaaaaaaattctacatttgtaagttgcactttcaaaatcactacagtacttgtatgaggtgatttgaaaaatactatttctttttatggttacaatgcaaatatttgtaataaacaataatataaaatgaacactaacactgtattctgtgttgtaattgaaatcaatatacttgaaaatgtagagaaaaattcaaaaatatttataatttaaattggtattctattattgtttaacagtgtgattaaaactgattaatttgtgattaattgtgatttttttttttaaccatttgaaTCTTAGTTAATATCGTTTGGGATTATTTGCCACTTTACCACGTTCTGTATGAAGGTGTTGGGGATATCAAATAGAATCTTGTGTATGGTATTTCTATTCTATTTATTTTTGGCCTTTTTCTTTGTATACtgcattattatttaaaatagttGCCCACTTTCAAAATGGTGTGCTCTCAATTTTAGGTGTTAGTACACAGTCTTGCCACATGATGGAGCTGAAAATAAACTGACGACAACTGCAGAAAATAAATGTGATACTTTTGAATGGCAGCATGAGTTCTAAGACATAGTATCTGAACTTTCCTTTTTTTGACTGAGCCTATATCATGTTTGCTAGATAGCAATGGTTAGCTGTCATCTCTGAAATCTAAACTATAGAGCATGAAGGAATTTGTCCACCTTTAGTTTGTCTCTCAGAAGTATTTTCAGAGGTAACAGGTTTAGATTTTGGTAATGGCTTGAGCCCTTATTTACCTACGATGctatttaaataatgtaaaaattgGGAATCTGAACAAAATCATGAAGGTAGATAACTCTATTACACAGAAAAATCCCACAAGGGAGGAGTGTAGTGGCAGGAAATTTCTACCCATGCGAAACTGCATTGCCTCTTGCCAGATTACTACATGGAATTATCTGCATTCTGAAGGTGGTGATGAGGGGGACCAGAAATATCCCTAATGCAACCCCTCAGTTCTGTGGGACATATATGCAGGGCACAAGAGGCACTGTAGTACTTAGAACAACTCCCTGCCTTTCCGCTTTGTGCACACAGCTCCATGTAGTTCAGCCCCTGGTATATTAAGAATTTACTGAGAAACTTGATATATTGGATTGCCATCCTTGATTCCCATCATGATTGTGATAAATAGATACGCCACATAAGGTTTGCATCAGGTAAGCATCATAGAATCCTacgactggaaaggacctcgagagatcagctaggccagtcccctgcactcatggcatgaCTAAGCGTGCTTTTGGTATAGAAATTTAGTGAGAGTCCTAGTATTTGTGTAATCAAGAACACATTGCAGTCCAAGCAGACATGAAAATGAAGAGACAAATATCTTTTTTTGTTGTGAAAAAAGAGGgtattttgttcttgttttttgtttaaagattCATGGTTTCTTCTTAGAGCCGCTTATTTCCTAAATAGTCTATACTAGATCAGTGCTGCTTTGTGCTACAGTTATGATTGTGGTAATCTAAATACCCATGAGCTAATTACATGTACACTTGTCCATTACAGGTCAGATACGACTCAAAggaagtttaaaaagaaaacttcaaATCAAAAAGCAAAAGAAGAATATGAGAAAATAAAGGCTGAACGTGCCAAAAAGAAAGAGGTGAACAAATCTTAAATTGAGATATTTGGGGCAGGATTGTGTCCAGAGGTTAAATTGGAGGGGGGAGGTAAATGATATTCTTTGTCTCCAAAATCCGATTAAACTCCACTCACAGAGTACAAGTGTTAAAATGTGATTGTTCATGCCACCTGTTGTGCACTGCACTGGGTTTCCTTAGTTTTGTTCCCTCTGTTTGTGGGGTTTAATATACTTTGTGCTTATCTGGCTACGCTCAAGCTTCACAGGACTTGATGCCCCCTGTGCTCTTTGATCTGGCTTCCCTTCAGTGAGGTTTGGCTGCCTTGCTTGGACTTCTTGGACTTGATTTTTTTGATTGAGAAAAAATAAGTTGTGACATCTCCCCATGCCATCCATTTGTGATGCTAACTGAGATGTCACTCACTCTGGAAACTGCAAATCTTCATAATGAAACAGTACAATGCAGTTgcgcgccaaaaaaaaaaaaaaaaaaaaaaaaaagctaatataattctggagtgtattaacaggagtatcatATGGAAAACATGAGAGTTAATTGTCACGCTGTATTCTGCACTGGtgtggcttcagctggagtactgtgtccaattctggttgccacacttcaggaaagatgtgaataaactggagaaagtcccaGAGGAGAGcatcaaaaatgataaaaggattagaaaacctgacctatgaggaaaagttaaaaaaaaaaaaaaccccaaactgggcatgtttagtcttaagaaaagagGTCTGAAGGGGgatctgataagtcttcaaattgtTAAGGACTGTCATAAAGAGAActgggatcaattgttctccatgttcaggTAGAACCAGAAGTAAAGAGCTTTGTCTGCAGCAAGGGGAatttaggttaggtattaggaagaactttctaactctaagggtagttaagctctgcaatgggcttccaagggaagttgtggaatccccatcattgaaggtttttaagaacaggttggacaacaCCTGTTGGAGATGATGTAGGTTTAAGTTCTTTGTTACTTCTGGAAATCCTGGCCCTCAGGTATCACAGTTGGGGGTTTCTGTTAACAAATGATGAGATGCATAGAGTTGTTGAAACCTGTTGGAGCTCTTGCTCCAAGCTATCTGCAATTCAGACAGTCACTGTCAATCTACACTCAATTCACGTACTGAAAGTTTTCTTTGCACCGTCAAGGTTAAGACTCTTTAATGAAAGCTAAGTTTCTGGAGCACAAAATGGCACCTGAAGTCAGCATGCAGGACTTGTGTGGTTTGCTGGCTAAAGCAAATTGGAGTTCAGTAACTAATTTATAAATCTTGCTGACATTTACAGTTTCGCTAATTCATCTGTGTGCCAAGTAAATTTGCCACTCGAACGTTTAGAtcgagatttttaaaaagtgactattGATGTTTGGGTGGCTAACTTGAGCCACGTTGAAGGCttggtttttaaaaagtgctggTACTCGGgaatttctgaaaaaaatcaagctaaaattacttgttgctttttaaaatcttggcttgATTAAAGATGTGCCACTTCTCTCTggctgcgcggctgcccctgctcctcctgagtcctctggcccatgctcgcagggccgcattctgaaaggggctttagagctgcaggccagggccccggggcccccttagcccagggccctgcatcccctaaagcccctgcattctgggtggccctgactgccaggggtggggcagcttccctgcttgctccctcccagaaagtcataagcgccgccaaacagctgtttggcggtgggggaagtgctgggagggagggggaggaggcagagaagaggaacttgtgcaatgctcccttgtaaagtcagccaaacaatgttataaggaagcattgcacaactttaaacgagtattttccctaatggagcagcgacGTAACTTCAAAATAACGTTAAGCAGgaggatgttaagtgaggagttactgtatgtgctAAATAGTGTAAGAAATTTTGACACATCAAGTTTCTAATAGATCGCACAATGATATTAATGATTCTTAAGACAGCATATCTGTTCAAACCACAAGTCAGGTTTATTTCCTTTCCATAGAAACGTGTTTTCTTGTAGTCGTGTCAGCAAGAAGAGCCTCCAAAATCTATACCTATAGACGCAAGCCATCCTGCATATTCCACATGGACAGGGTCATTCTTCCTGCTCCAGAATAATTTGTTTCAAGCCCAATGTCAGCAATGATCTAAAGTAACTTTTCTCTGATGGCTCTTTGTCTGGCCTGCATGAAATGCAATTGATTAGgaaggtttgctttttttttgttcaaTGCCACACATTTTAGTATTTTTTCAGTAATATTCATTAATAAAATACTCACTTATGAATATTTGTGAATATGAAGGGACGTAGTATTTGCCATTATTTAGATTTTTCAGCTGCTTTGGGATGCATATTTAGAAATGTTTGCTTGGGTTATTTAGATTTAAATCACTTCATATTTTCATAGAACATAAAGTACTATTCCTGCTGAATTATGAAATATTTCTGTTGCATAAAATAGTTTTTCATGTGTTTTTCATTTCTACAAAACACTCTGAAGCCTATTTATGCAATGAAAAGAATATAATATGCATTTGATAAACTAGCATCTCTTGACATGCACACTGCTGCTAAGACATCTGTCTTTGTGGCCTTTACAGTGTTGCGTTTCAAAGAATAAAATCCCATCAGAGCAGCCATCCAAATAAACTGAAGCAAGCCTTTAGCCTGATTAGTGACAGCTTCACGTATTTTGATCGGACATGATTTCAGTGTATCAAACTAGTTAGCATGctcattaaaaatataatttgctTTAGTAATTTATTCaatgtaaaacaaaatattgatagTAGCACCTAAACTTGCCCTAAATGCTGAATAAAATTATATAAAGAGTTTTATACCACGCTCGTCACtggtagtatctgagtgccttccagtagtgcattacaTGATGCGACTAACATCTGTTacatgtttggttttgttttttctcattcTCTCCCCAGTGGGAAacgtgtgtgcagtggagtgtcttgttttagTGGGAAGGCTTTTATTTCTTGTTTtcgtttgtttttttaatatgtatGTTGCAGTGTATTTGTTACAGAaagcaggtaaaaaaaaaagtgtctcgCCCTTGGAACAGAAGgcggtgaggtttgtgatggtccttagttcctgtgggaTTACATTCTACAGCCTCAGCCAGCCCTTTAGAAAGGTCTGTGCAAGACAAAAGAGCTTTAGCTTTATTGTAGAGAGTACCATTGTGCCACAGATGTACAGTTGCCATCGCAGTCTTCATTCCAATGTAACATTTGTTTCAGTTACAATAATATCTGACTCTTCTTCAGTTCTcaaatttcttttaaaagtgGTGGTGGCCATAAAACCAGTATGGTACCCAACTTCCAATATTTTCACAAGGATGCTTGTgttatttaaaaatcaggtctagGGTTTGTACTGATTCTGATTTACTCATGTCAGTtatatttttgctgcttttatttcagGAAGCCGAGAAAAGGATACGAGAAAGAGAAGAAGCTCAAAGGCTCTACAAGCAAAAGAAAATGGAAGCTTATAAAATATTAAGTAAAAGGACCAAAAAGGGACAGCCAAATCTAAATGTACAAATAGAATTTCTCCTTCAGAAAATACAACAAAAACCATAGACCAGATTATCTTCTCTTTTCAGTGAATTAAATCAATCCACTAAATATATGCATTGACTGGTACTTTTTAttatatatgattttttttttacgaGAAAATATGGCAACTATTTTTGTTTGTTCTGATTATTGGTCCAGGATTGTGCTGGAAAAAGTCATTGGTCCTGAAAACATTTGTTCTGGTCTGAAAGTAATATTTCTAGCTCAAGCAGATTATGGGACAGTGAACTTCTACAATAAATGTTCTAATTAGCACCTTGCTTTATTCCCCACTTCAGTTCTGTACTTGATTTTTACCAGCCAGTATCCCAAATTGCTAGTTTGAGACTTTTTACCATTTTGAGAGCTGGGATTCCATGATGCTTTTCAGATGGCATAAAGCATTTGTTTTTAGCTCTAGCAGTTCTTGTGTTATTGGCTGCTGAAATCATGTCTGTTGAATAGGGAGAGAAAGGATGGTAAACTATGTGAATGTGATGTCTAATGAACTGCCAGGGCTAGGAATTGCATTCCTTATACCATTTGAAAGCTCAGAATATGGAAACCCAGaatataaattatattgtaaGGC includes the following:
- the CCDC59 gene encoding thyroid transcription factor 1-associated protein 26, with the translated sequence MAPAGTNRSRAAPKKNTAAAQGPRRKRQWRPDPRRSFLGNAREGQGFAFWRKQKIQREYKKLLKKEGKAHPQWKVQYTDSYPDNLKHLYLAEKEMLQKQSKSKRTEVLLEQKCSITVTSDTTQRKFKKKTSNQKAKEEYEKIKAERAKKKEEAEKRIREREEAQRLYKQKKMEAYKILSKRTKKGQPNLNVQIEFLLQKIQQKP